taaatataggtacatgtcaaaaaagtgctgctatacacttttaaaaagtgttgctatatgtggagtcgctagttatatagtgacagttaaaaagtgtcgctataacctaaaagagtgctgctaatttatcaacacttatttaagtatttagcaaccgtcgaaactttatctcgttggctgcgctggcggaggagaacgacaggaaaggctcttcgtctagaatttcagtggattgagtgaagagagaagaaaagatggtaattgatttttctttttttttttcttttctgtttgtaatcgggccaaatggactgggtgtggtgggttgagtagagtaatcttttatttttggttggattggactttttatttaggcattagtagatgttttttttaagttttagcataaatgggacacttactcaaaagtgttccaaacatattttcctataacctaattctgttgtagtggaatAATTTCATATTGATAATAATGAAGCTTAAAGTGTGCTTTACATAAACTACTATATTCCAAATTTACAGGTTTAAGTTTTTGGTTTGGATAGGCTCTAATAAATACGTTATACCTGTGGTTTTGTACGAACTTGCATTATAATATTCTATCCcggaaaaattgaaaattgcgAGATTTGACTGAAATATTTTATCCCAGCTAAAAAATGCTTCTTTTgcaactttcgttatccccgctttaTTCTAGAACCAAATGGGTCTAAAGCTTTATAAATCCAGTACAAAAGCTTAGGTCTTTGATGGAGCTATTTAATTAGTTACTTTTTTTTGCATGGGAAATGCTATTGTACACCAAAAAATTAGTGTAAATTTTGCATTCAGCTTTCTTGAACTTTttatattaaagaaaaatattgataaTGTGCATGTAGGATGTAAATTTTTACCTACGTTTTGGATGTTTAATTAGCTAGCAATATTGCTCTTGCTCCTCATACAATATTTATCCATAAAACAACAGGAAAAGAGATTCAGTACATTAACTACTATCCAGTAATTAatcattattaaaataaatcttaattacacacataaaataataatgacACACGTGAATCAAGACATATTACGACTTCCcttaattttattgttgatACATGCAAACAAACACACAATGTTTGCTTATTGAGACGAATTAATTAGTACAAACAATCAACTTACTAATAAAATCACACGAAATTAAGTCTCCTTCACGCGTTTATTGTTAATTGTTCTTGATCATTTATATTTGAGTTTGGATCCAATCTACAATCTTCTTATCTAGCTGAAATGCTTTGGCGAGAATGTCGTCTGAGATTGGGGGATTCGACTTGAAGACTGCGTTTGCTATAGTGATGAGGCCAGGATTCTGACTGCTAAGACCTGAAATGCCAAAGCCACTTGTCTTTCCGATATTGTATTGAAAGTGAATAAGCCCTTCGGGGAACACGAACACATCGCCCTTGTTCAAGACTTTGGAGAAAAGTTTGTTATCGGGGTTAGATGTAACAAAGCCAACATAGAATGTGCCTTCTACTACCGTGAAGACCTCGGTCGCTCGCGGGTGAGTGTGAGGTGGGTTGAGACCATAGGGTGCAAAGTCCAATCGGGCTATGGAAATGCCGAGCGTGTTGAGTCCGGGAAGCGCCATTGCGTTAACTAGATTTGCATTAAACCCGAGTTTGTTCATTGTGTTACCAGGTTGGTCAAGCCCCTTGAAGAAGAAATCTTCAGGGGTGGTGAAGTTCGGGTTCTTGCAAATAAGTCCATTGACAAACACTGCGGGAACATAATCCAACACAAATTCCGTTCATGTTAAAATAATCTAGAACAGAGTAATAGAATAATATTAGAAGAGAAGGAGGAGACATGCACACCTGGAGAGTTCTTATCGGCAACGCAAAAGTCTTGGAGAGGACTAGGATCGGAGGCAATGGCCTGAGAAAACACAAGGGCAAAGAGAGCAAGGAGGAGAAAGCGCGTAGCCATTTCTATAATATACCGATCTCTTCTTAGTTAGAACGTAGAGGATGTAAATGGTCGAATGTGTTGTGGTGCTAATGGGTTAGGGGAGAGGGGTATATATAGAGGATAAGGCTACGAAAGAGTCGTTGATAGCTACAGTGTTAGAGGAAGAGTACTACAATGTTAGGTATAGTAATTAATTGAACATGTCAAAGccaattaattaagattttctCTTTTATACACGTTTCTTTGGAACGAGCATTGCATCGAATAGCAATCcatgaattttatttgataagaatttttctatatttctctctctcaaaaaaaagaatttttctatattaatgCTCCACTAATTAAACCTTCAAAATTTTTGTCTTATCCCTTGAAAATTGCATATAATCatttttctgctttttttttattaatttcttagtTAATTAAGATAGTTTtcgttttctctcttttttttttggacatcGAATAAACTTAAGATAGTTGAAGAATTAAAGTTAAAAGACTACGTACTATTGCATGACTCATCCAATTAAGGTATGCgaattccaattttttttttctatgcaaACTTCAAAAGCTacttttcttttcaaacaagacttgattaattaatttaacagCTTTTCTCTAGAAACTACGTATAAACACAATCTTACACTTGATTTCTAGTAAATTAATTTTGTGATACATTGAGAGACTTTTTCTTTTACCCAGTTCTAATCAActgagtcaaaaaaaaaaggacacaTTAATCGAGGTGCATATTTAAAAACTCATCTTAAACCAGGTTACTTCAATTTATTCAACTGCTCCCTTTgaattagtgtttttttttttgagaaatagatagcgaGCTACCTGTTTCATTTATTAAGTTAAATGAACTGGGCATATATGTTGGAAGCAGCTTGGGCTTCCAAGAAACAGGCAAAAATACAGGCAAAAAAAGAAGTAACAAGCATAAGAAGAGCGTAGAGGCTAGggaggaaaagaaataaagaaaagaagaaggggtAGAGGATCGCTTTTAAAGCACAGCTGACCAGCTACTGGTGAGAAGTTTGACGCACTCTAGCGACCTTGAAGCATTGGGTACAGATCCACGGAAGGTAGATTGATTCCTTTCCCTCCAGACCACCCACCAAATCGCTGCCAGGTTACTCAAGCAATGTGATGCTTAGCTAGTCCTCAACACGATGCCATGACTTGCAACGAAATTAGTAGCAGCACGTGTTTTGGATCTCCGTAATTAAATGATGAAAGAAGCATAAAATGTATGAATAGTTTCATTGCAACTGggtccttgtttttttttttttctgacttaaacattttcgtttataaacttttatgtacattatatatatgcacTGTAGTCTCAAgccttaattttgtttttataataTGTTGATTTcgctcccttttttttttgcaaaattactaGCTTATGGCAAAAAACAGCTTGTACATGCATGTAGAATAcatattcttttaaatttgatgtttaAATCTTTAGAACGTCGGCTCATCCATTTCACCTAGGAGAGAATagaatttaaaaagaaattaggTTGAAAAATATGGAGAACTATTCTCTAGCttatagtagtaataataatcataGAAACCTTTCGTTCActttagagagagggagaggggaaaaaaaaagaaaaagaaaaaggaggagttTATATACATGTACAAAGGAGCATAATTTATATGAATCACACGCAACTAACaacatataaattttagaatttagtggactaatatataaaaatccctatcaaacaaatagtaCATGATGTCATTCGTGTCGCAGTGCATAGACTTTTTCATGCAGAGACACGtaaagcttaattttttttgccatggaaataaaaaattttagaaggatCGACGCTGTTGGAGAATATTTATGAGGTCATTGATAAACCTTTTGTATTCTCACATCATGACCAAATCAAATGTAGTGCTTGGACAATGATACGggcaaaataaagagaaaagttAACTTGACTTTGACATGTTCCATTAATTAATTGACTACTACCTGCTCAACGACTCTTTCATAGCCTTATCCTCTATATATACCCCTCTCCTCTAACCCATAGCACCATAGCATACTCAATTACATCTTCTTGTTAAATAACTAGCTAAGAAGAGAGATAATAGAAATGGCTTCTCGCATTCTCCTCTTTGCTCTCCTCGCTCTCGTGCTTTCTCAAGCCATTGCCTCTGATCCTAGTCCTCTCCAAGACTTTTGCGTCGCCGATATAAACTCCCCTGGTATATATCCTTTTTCTTCCTGTTTtgctctttgtttctttttctagtATTGATTTTAGTATGATTGCTTAGTGGATTTGTGTTTTTGATTTCTTCCACAGTGTTTGTCAATGGACTGGTTTGCAAGAATCCGAACTTCACCACTCCCGATGATTTCTTCTTCAAAGGGCTTGACCAACCTGGTAACACAATGAACAAACTCGGGTTCAATGCGAATCTAGTTAATGCAATGGCGCTTCCTGGACTCAACACGCTCGGCATTTCCATAGCCCGATTGGACTTTGCACCCTATGGTCTCAACCCACCTCACACTCACCCGCGAGCGACCGAGGTCTTCACGGTAGTAGAAGGCACATTCTATGTTGGTTTCGTTACATCTAACCCCGATAACAAACTCTTCTCCAAAGTCTTGAACAAGGGCGATGTGTTCGTGTTTCCTGAAGGGCTTATTCACTTCCAGTTCAATATTGGGAAGACAAGTGGCTTTGGCATTTCAGGTCTCAGCAGTCAGAATCCTGGCCTAATCACTATAGCAAACGCAGTCTTCAAGTCGAATCCCCCAATCTCAGATGACATTCTCGCCAAGGCATTTCAGCTTGATAAGAAGATTGTAGATTGGATCCAAACTCAAATATAAATGATCAAGAACAATTAACAAAAAATGCGTGAAGGAGACTTAATTTCGTGTGATTTTATTAGTTAGTTGATTGTTTGTACTAATTAATTCGTCTCAATAAGCAAACATTGTCTTTGTTTGCATGTatcaacaataaaattaagGGGTCGTAATATGTCTTGATTCACTTGTGTCATTAGTATTTTATGtgtaatttagatttttttaataatgataATTAATTACTGGATAGTACGTAGTTTATGTATTGGATCTCTTTTACTGTTGTTTTATGGATAAATATTGTATGAGGAGCAAAAGCAATGCTACCTAAACATCCTAAACGTAGGTAAAAATTTACATCCTATGTGCACAttatcaatatttttctttaatataaAAGTTCAAGAAAACTATCTAATTTTTGGATGATTGAATGCAAAATTTACACTCATTTTTTGGTGTACAATAGCATTTcccatgcaaaaaaaaaatgttactaaTTTAATAGCTCGATCCATCAAAGACCTAAGCTTTTGTACTGGATTTATAAAGCTTTAGACCCCATTTGGTTCTAAAATAAAGCGGGGATAACAAAACAGCCAAAAGGAGCATTTTTAGTTGGGATAAAATATTTCAATCAAATCTTGCGATTTTCGGTTATTCCGAGGTAGAATATTATAATGCAAGTTCTTACAAAACCACAGGTATAACGTATTTATTAGAGCCTATCCAAACCAAAAACTTAAACCTGTAAAGTTGGAATATAGTAGTTCATGTAAAGCACACTTTAAGCTTCATTTATTATCAATGTGTGACTATTCATATATGAATttctagcttttttttttttaactgtgaacGAGCCAAACTCCTCATTGAACACAATTTGATCTCTATGTACTCTTCATGCCTTTCCAAATACAGGCATTCTATATTTCtattatggattttttttttttttggtgatttcAGCTTTAAAATTTTCGTGCTACATCACAAAATGGGCCAAGCCCAAGAAGTCGATCTCTACTCTTCATCCCAAGAAGTTTAATGTGCATATTTTTGTGACTTCCGTATTAAATAATACGAagcaattattattttctaaaagtccAGACTCGAATTTAGAATTCAGACTCGAATTCAGAATTTCTCATGTTTGGGGTGAAGATTTTTAGCTCGTGACTCGAATTCAGAATTTCCTACtatgataccatgttaaattatataataatcgttattttttagaaacttaagcttataaaaaataatgtttaaatatttttatatttaacattttaagGTAAAGCTTATATATGGGAAAAGAATAAAATACGCACAATGATATAGAAATGTATTACTTTTCAAGTACCTAGCTTATTAGTTTGGATATAAGATGATGGTAATCGTTGTTGAGAAAAGCCATCAAAATTGACTTATCCATTGAGACATTAATTTCTTCATGACGTAGTCCTTTTCTTCACTATAACATCTACTTAAATACACATACagttaattgatttttttttgctggGTTAAGACTAATTATGGGTGGTTAATCTCTGTGATATTAAAATTTGGTctctaaactttttatttaaacacTTAAATTCTAAACTGTCACATATATTGCAATTTAGTTTGAATcttacagaaaaaaaagaactattttTAATGAAACGACCTTCTATGATCACTGtttgtaattaataattaaactgagcaatacaagtaatttttttttaacatatgaGCCACTTTATAGGAGAGATTAAAATCGTCAATTTTCAagaaatattagatttttttttttttggaaggtCAAAGACTGAATTGCAAAAATATACGTGAAAGTTTGGGgattagaatatatatttatttgaaacGTATAGCGACCAAGTTGCAATATAGGATCGAATAGTACCCATCAATTTCTATAGAAAAGTGCTATTATTGAAGCCACCAACTTTCTTATATACACCGATCGTCTCTAGCTAGCGTAAATGGCAAAGAACTTTGTGGTTGGTACTTGAGATATCCCAAATCGGAAGTCTAATTacttcacatttccaactaaatttatttctaaaaaaaatttaaaccaaGCCAATTGaatactatctttctcttaaaaaaaaaaaactttcttataTGCGCTGAAATTATAGTGAATAATACAAAACTATTTTAAGGTGCTCCACAACAACCCCGATTCCTTTATTAATTTGTTCACACTAGAGAACACTGGTCATGAgctcaaattggaaaatcattTTCGTAACTTCATGCACATTTAGGACTATTTCAACCTTCATTAATTATGCAGTCGGCCGAGGcgcattttttaatattttttgtactttGATAAGGTTACCATATTGATCATATTTAAGTGCTTTTTAGTTACACAACGACCACATCAGAACAAGGACCAGTTCATACTACCAGGAATGAAGCTTGCAATTCTTTTTGTAAAACTGAACATGACCTTTTCAAGGCCCTATCATATGATGACCTTTACGAATCCTTATCATAAAACCAAGTCCCACATTTCCTCGATCTTCTTCTATATATACTCATAACACCCAAGCCTCTTTTCCATCATCCAAAACTACAACATTCACTTAAGTTCCATTTCTTCTGCAGTGGCCTATAAGCTTTAggaaacatatataaaatgGCAGCTAAAACCCTCCTCTTTGCTCTTCTTTTAGTTGCTTCTCCGTTTGCATTCGCTTCCGATCCTAGTCCTCTCCAAGACTTTTGCGTCGCCGATGAGATATCTCGTGGTATGAAATTTAATACATAGCTCTTCTCGGCCATTTGAGTTACTAGGGTTAAGTACTTAGTCGCAATTGCGTCTTTAGCTGCTACTCCTTGCATGTACATATGTATTTACTAGCTAGCGTCGCACTAACTATGTGTTTAATTATGTTCCTGCAGTGTTTGTTAATGGGTTCGTGTGCAAAGATCCAAAGCTAGCCAAACCTGAGGATTTCCTCTTCTCCGGCCTAGACAAGCCTGGAAACACATCCAACAAGTTCGGATCGAAAGTGACCTTAATCGACGCAAGCAAGATTCCCGGTCTCAACACCCTAGGCGTCTCGATGGCTCGTCTTGATGTTGCACCTAACGGTCTCAACCCGCCACACATTCACCCACGTGCCACCGAGATCTTGACTGTGATAGAAGGCTCCCTCTATGTTGGATTCGTCACGTCGAACCCTGAGAACAAACTCTTTTCTAAGGTCCTTAACAAGGGCGATGTGTTCGTGTTCCCTAAGGGTTTGATTCATTTTGAATTCAACTATGGTCCAACTAGGGCAGTCGCCCTCGCTTCCCTGGGTAGCCAGAATCCGGGTCTCATTAGGATTGGCGAATCGGTCTTCGGTTCAAACCCTTCCATTTCTGATGATATTCTTGCTAAGGCCTTTCAGGTGGACAAGAAAATCATAGATTGGATTCAGGCTCAGTTTGCGTCAACAAATTGAAACTAAGATATATACTAGATGTAATTTACTTTTGATGTTTGGTTTTTCCAATTATCGCATGTAATCTGCTTTTGTTATTCATGTATGTGGATTTATTCATTTGACTGTATTAATTGGATTGAATATGCAAACAATATAGCAATGTTTGCATGTGACTTAgcaataataaaaattcaaatttatttattaatgacCGGCTCTAGTTTCATAATTAACTAATAAAATAATCTGCACATTGCGGCGGATtactattataaaaaaaatattcatacagtaaaaaattttatgaactttGACTTGCCATGAGatatctataaatataaataatataagaaaaaaaagtaggaagagatcttattttacttattttttattataaaagcgATTTGTTAGAGAACAATAGATCAtcgaaatatattaattaaaaagtgaGTGGGTAGAAAGATGAAGCATTAAGAaatgaaaaaggagaagaagataagAGTGACGGAGAAACTGTCATATGACAACTTTTATGAAAGATAATGTataagtatagatatagattacgtgacctcttctctctctctctctctctcaaaaaaaaggcaattttttttgccttttttggtTAAATAAATTGACATTTAATTGGCTTCACATTCGAAGGCAGACTTTAGATATGATTATATATGCCAAGCGGTTTATATCAGAGTCCTCTTGTCTAAGCATCATGCTATTCAAAATGAATAAGTATTAATTAATGAGTATTAATTAATTCCTAGAATATGGTACACtataacaaaattatatatgttatagggatatatttttgggacacttttgtgtaagtgtcctatttatttcaaatttttttaaaaaaatctactaaggtCTAAATAGAtagcccaatccaatcaaaaataaaagtttactctactcaaccaatCCCACCCAGTCTATTCagtccgattacaaacaaaaaagggaaaaaaaaaaagaaagaaaaatcgatcaccatctctccttctcccctcactcaatccactgaaatgcTAGACGAAAAGTCTTtcgctctccttctcctctgcTACTGCAGCCAACAAGGTAGaattccggcggttgctaaatacttaaataagtgttggtaaattagcagcattctttttagcttataccgacactcttaaattgtaactatatacctagcgacccaaatatagcaatactttttaaaaatgtcggtaatttagccaacaacacttttttttgatatataccgacatttaaaagtgtcgtatACACCACTTTTATTGTACTGGTAGCatatttgcttttatttttatttttattattaattgttaAAGTATGTAgcatatttgtttttatttttagttttattttttggtttttgagaGGAAATTAGCTTGTTATCTGTTTCATATTGTTAGTTTAATGAGCCAGTATCCTATCCTGTAATTGTAGCCCAGGTTGAGCCGAGTCATATTTAAAATGACGTGAGGTTGGATTAAGCCGAGTCATgctcgaagtggcgtgaggttggTTGACTAAGTCACAAATGAGACCCGTGGGCACTATATCTATAGGCTTTACgtgaattggttgcatatttttaacaggtcgagcttttgggattaatggttagcgccgaCGAtctgacaagtggtatcagagtcagAGGTTACGGGTTCTATTCTTGCATGCTGCGAATTGTACTGTGGTGAGAGGTCGAGTTGGGTCGAGTTATGTTCGAAGTGGTATAAGACTGATTGGACCAAGTTACAATCGAAATTTATGGGCTTTGTATCTGtatactttaagtgaattgattgcgtatttttAATAACTCGAACGTTcgggattaatgattagcacCTACGACCTGACACACTCAATTAGATATGCAAAATAATCAGGCTTCAAATTTAGTGCGACAAATGTGCGTACGTACAATATTGGTTTTGGGATTGTGTTTAATTTGTATGTGTATGTAAGAGTATTTAGACATTGTATAGCTATCCAATATAGGTTTTAGTTTTTGAATTTAAGACCAACATGCTTTGAAATGAAACTTTAAATGCCAAATCATCTTTCGTTAATCATTATGCAAAAGCTAAAAAAGAAATTCGGACAAATCACACTGTTGGTTACTTcgactaattaatttaattggtCTAACAACAAGAAGGGAGAAATTATAGTGATTATGTTG
This window of the Ananas comosus cultivar F153 linkage group 19, ASM154086v1, whole genome shotgun sequence genome carries:
- the LOC109725278 gene encoding germin-like protein 8-2, with protein sequence MATRFLLLALFALVFSQAIASDPSPLQDFCVADKNSPVFVNGLICKNPNFTTPEDFFFKGLDQPGNTMNKLGFNANLVNAMALPGLNTLGISIARLDFAPYGLNPPHTHPRATEVFTVVEGTFYVGFVTSNPDNKLFSKVLNKGDVFVFPEGLIHFQYNIGKTSGFGISGLSSQNPGLITIANAVFKSNPPISDDILAKAFQLDKKIVDWIQTQI
- the LOC109725277 gene encoding germin-like protein 8-2 — encoded protein: MASRILLFALLALVLSQAIASDPSPLQDFCVADINSPVFVNGLVCKNPNFTTPDDFFFKGLDQPGNTMNKLGFNANLVNAMALPGLNTLGISIARLDFAPYGLNPPHTHPRATEVFTVVEGTFYVGFVTSNPDNKLFSKVLNKGDVFVFPEGLIHFQFNIGKTSGFGISGLSSQNPGLITIANAVFKSNPPISDDILAKAFQLDKKIVDWIQTQI
- the LOC109725274 gene encoding putative germin-like protein 2-1: MAAKTLLFALLLVASPFAFASDPSPLQDFCVADEISRVFVNGFVCKDPKLAKPEDFLFSGLDKPGNTSNKFGSKVTLIDASKIPGLNTLGVSMARLDVAPNGLNPPHIHPRATEILTVIEGSLYVGFVTSNPENKLFSKVLNKGDVFVFPKGLIHFEFNYGPTRAVALASLGSQNPGLIRIGESVFGSNPSISDDILAKAFQVDKKIIDWIQAQFASTN